The Dioscorea cayenensis subsp. rotundata cultivar TDr96_F1 chromosome 19, TDr96_F1_v2_PseudoChromosome.rev07_lg8_w22 25.fasta, whole genome shotgun sequence genome includes a window with the following:
- the LOC120250658 gene encoding uncharacterized protein LOC120250658, translating into MAAPEDVVKNRWLGFLIWQSIAGASVYLPSMALLLRRPRSAALSLLSFLSFHLSLLLLCLSFFLLSSPRDHHFLSVDFRRRAHLILRILLFFLLSSVAGFLSVASVCVRSEIFHAPTLAEVALTGSAFGMVYALQYLLRKRWVLQFPIIQRPLFFSFKMGLSACLRRALMLSAQAVACSTVLVMFVPYEFRSEFRLWRFLNQLFNFYIRTSVASFCWELSHHLLQVVHTRRCSFAPPQGSAAAETNPSEILLETLEQSSPRSLVQYLAYLDLCAVSESNVEAWRRAAFLEESGETYRRVIAVCLRPLEQLASMITEGLEGYPKIETDLLNHQLNFPTYTHADSRLLEAFNDFQLYTWCARAAAANTACSHSEDRYGVAQLTGCNAAVVSTLLSCLLAIEACLGKKTSPQTAHLLGPGNIRWATMNMVRKNGVTSMRNKIKSGILNSKAYAMADVLRTSIYQIVSVFHADMQANAKTSVLDKNWIVGKPLYGSREVLMQKLNQFLEFCAN; encoded by the exons atGGCGGCTCCGGAAGACGTCGTGAAGAACCGCTGGCTAGGGTTCCTCATCTGGCAATCCATCGCTGGCGCCTCCGTATACCTCCCCTCCATGGCGCTCCTCCTCCGCCGCCCCCGTTCCGCCGCCCTCTCCCTCCTCTCCTTCCTCTCCTTCCACCTCTCACTTCTACTCCTCTGCCTCTCCTTTTTCCTCCTCTCCTCTCCTCGCGACCACCACTTCCTCTCCGTCGACTTCCGCCGCCGCGCCCATCTCATCCTTCGCATCCTTCTCTTCTTCCTGCTTTCCTCCGTCGCGGGCTTCCTCTCCGTCGCCTCGGTTTGCGTCCGTTCAGAGATCTTTCACGCTCCCACTCTAGCGGAAGTAGCTCTTACGGGATCGGCCTTCGGGATGGTGTACGCCCTGCAATACTTGCTCAGGAAGCGGTGGGTTTTGCAGTTCCCAATCATTCAG CGACCGCTCTTCTTTAGCTTCAAAATGGGGCTCTCCGCTTGTCTCAGACGAGCTCTGATGCTATCGGCCCAGGCAGTTGCATGTTCGACTGTTCTTGTAATGTTTGTACCTTATGAGTTCAGGAGCGAGTTTAGATTGTGGAGGTTTCTTAATCAGTTGTTCAACTTCTACATTAGAACCTCTGTGGCTTCCTTTTGCTGGGAACTAAGCCATCATTTGCTCCAG GTTGTGCACACTAGGAGGTGTTCCTTTGCACCACCTCAAGGATCAGCTGCTGCTGAAACAAATCCAAGTGAAATTCTCCTTGAAACACTAGAACAGAGCAGTCCAAGATCTCTTGTTCAGTATCTTGCATATCTTGATCTGTGTGCTGTTTCTGAGAGCAATGTTGAAGCTTGGCGTCGAGCTGCTTTTTTAGAGGAAAGTGGTGAAACATATAGGCGAGTTATTGCTGTATGTTTGAGGCCTCTGGAACAGCTTGCATCAATGATCACTGAGGGTTTGGAAGGTTATCCTAAGATTGAAACTGATTTGCTGAACCATCAGTTGAATTTCCCCACATATACTCATGCGGACTCAAGGCTGCTTGAAGCTTTCAATGACTTTCAG CTATATACATGGTGTGCGAGGGCAGCAGCAGCAAATACTGCATGTTCACACTCAGAGGACAGGTATGGAGTTGCACAACTCACCGGTTGCAACGCTGCAGTAGTTTCAACGCTTCTGTCTTGCCTTCTGGCTATTGAGGCTTGTCTGGGGAAAAAGACTAGCCCACAAACTGCGCACTTGTTGGGTCCAGGGAACATCCGATGGGCTACCATGAACATGGTAAGAAAGAATGGAGTAACTTCTATGAggaataaaatcaaaagtggAATTTTGAATAGTAAGGCATATGCCATGGCAGATGTTCTAAGAACATCCATATATCAGATAGTTTCTGTTTTCCACGCCGATATGCAGGCAAATGCAAAAACTTCAGTTCTAGACAAGAACTGGATTGTTGGAAAACCTCTATACGGTTCAAGGGAGGTTCTCATGCAGAAACTTAACCAATTTCTCGAGTTCTGTGCTAACTAA